CATCCAGTTTTTGGGCTCTAGTTACATCTGCCCTGAAATTGGTATTTTCTAGAGAAACTAAAGAGAAACTAGAGAAAACCGGACGCTCTCGCAGGCTGTGTTTTGGCCTCTTTACTCAAGCCTTAGTAGGTAATGTAGCAGTTCCTGTGtaaataaagcaaatttaaaagcCGGTGTAATGCAGACATGAAAGAATCAATCTCCCTTTGCTGAAATTGACACACAAGCTGATATGTGTATTGCTTGTAGCGAGACCGGTACAGATAACATCTTGTATTCGCCGTATTGCGTTTTCACTGCATCAAAAATGAtgcgctctgacgaagggcttacgctcgaaatgtcagcttcctTATCCCTTGACAGTGGAAATTCCACCCTcgtcaatttgtttgatacaaaattttaCTAAAAATGAACACTGTATTCCCAAGTTACCATGCAATGTTCTataatttttcagttatttgtCCAGAGGAGATCCTTTATCCCTGGTGTCTTACCACATTATCAATGAGTTTCTAAAGGAATTTGCTGGCCAAGTCGGACGTTATGCAGTCGATGACCGTCGATGACGTGGTTCACAATCACATGACCCTTACCTAGGCTGATGATTGGTTGGATGACTTCACTTTGGAAGGCGCAGCACCCATGATCCAAAAGGTGGTAAGAACACGTTTTAACATTTTGCTCATAGTTAACTATGTTTTACTTTATTAAGAAAAAGGATTCCACAAAAGTGTTTCCCAGCACCAATTtattgggtttttttttttgcttacaCCATACTTTTTAACAACACCCACACAGCTGCCTGGCATcttaaaactatttttcatTGCACCAAAATAACTTGTTTCCCTTATCTAATTTGGAAGATATTATTTAACCATATTTGTTATTACGCGTTGCTAATCACCACTAGAAAATTACTTTTGTTCAGAGATGCAcagaatttgtttcttgtaCCCTCATTTTTGATGAACGAAAGAACGAAACGAAGTGTGCCGTTAAGACCAAACGCAAAGTACCTGTCTGTAACAAAGAGCCATTTAATGACCTTTCTTGTCTGCATTAGCGAGTTGTTGCCGACGCCATTGTTCACACTTTGTCTCATTTGCATACGAGTTTGATCACCATGGTGAtcacaaaaaaagttaaactTACCAATCCCTCCTTCCTTACGACGTATAGCTTCGATAATGAACAGAATGTTCGCAATCAAAATCTAATAATCATTTCGGAGGAAAAAGAACTAATTAGCACCTACATTCTTCGCAGAGTTTCTGGACGTTCTTTTTTCCCCAGTTAGTGccattcaaattcaaattttcagcgACACGGAATCATTCATTCCAATATCAATATTCAATGCTATTTTTATGACATATTGACTAGAAAATAGGTAAACTTGAACACGCATATAGATCTCTCTAGCTTATGTTCTTTGATTTCCTAAATGTTACTTTGGGCAATAGGTTCTTTGAAACTTGCATTTAAACGCATTTGGAAAAGACTTTGGGAAAGCAAAACTGTCACGTGGTGAGCTTGTTGCTCTCCGAGGGTGAAGGCAAGATATGATTGGGGGGACACTTCGTTACGCTTATAAAAATGTTAAAGCAACTAATTTAGTGCAGtcctgaaattaaaaatcatcCTTGGCTAATAATCTACCTTTGCCAATACAAGCTAGAAAAATGTGCAAAAAATGAGATCGTTTGGTTACTTTAGCCAGACAACCACATTAGGGGACTGGTGAGAGTAAGACCTATTGGGCCAATCAGAATCGCTGCTTGCACTATCGAAGCCATTGCCATTCTGTGACCAGCCATGCGCAGTGGAATGTTTCCTCATGACACCAACAGCCATGCAGTTGTCATTGGTTGCTGTGTTCCCTGCGGTGTTGTAAGATGCGTACGGATATGATCCGCCATGTGCACCGTATGGCATGATACCAAACTTATTTTGGTAACAGTTCTGCAATGAAGAAGAACTAAAATAAATGATCGataagaagaagatgaagTCGGCTCTCGTAACCTTGCTGTTTGGTTCTGCTGGCCTCTTGCTCCACGTAACGCGTGTTGTACCTCAAATGTACTCTTTTTAAGTTATGCAGTGTAGCATACGCATTGCGTACCTAGAGTATGTGCACATTACAAGGAGGCACGTGCTCACCCCATGGAGATGGCACGGGAAGAATTCTGGTTTGGACTTAATGCTCaggttttgttgttttgtgttacAATATGTAGGACTAGACATCCTGAAATGATAGAGAGCTTGCAACAAGAGGgcaacaaatttgcatatttgactaaagaaaaaaaccattTCCGTGCACCTTGTACGCGCATTGCCTTATCCATTTCCTTTGCCGTCCTTTGTTAAGCagtgacattaaaaaaaaatcaaatttgaagTCCTGTGGTGAATGTCAACACTTGAGCCTTAAATTTCAATTCTCTCTCTGCATTTCTTTTGACATTTACTTTAAATTCCAGATTTGAAATAACTGGGACTAATTGGTTAAAGCTCTAATTCGCTTATTTTTGAGGCAAGCAAGGGCTTTGCCTTGAAAGAAGGCGTAAGTTACAAATGAATGTTCCATGTGTATGTTTGCAAACGTAGTTTGCTTTCTTACCTTTTTCTGTCCATTCCAAGCGTACACCACCACTGGTGTCTTTACAGAGGCTTTCACTGATGATGAGCCCACAGAATGGTCCCAAAAGGAGGCTTTTTCTCTGTCGCCAGGCAACCGCCACATCACCCACTTACTTCCTAAACCATTCATCTTGTCACCGCTGGACAACAGCACCGTGGACGCTTCTTCTACTGCCAAACTGCGCGCGTCGAGGCAGGCGAACTCATTGCGTTTTGTGATGTTTGAAGCTTTTAGCTCTGCGGTGTTGTGGTTTGATACCAGCCATTTGTTGTAAATGTTGCCGACTCTTCCGCTGATTTTCCCGACCAGAGTCCATCCGCCATTTTCCATGTCGCAGTAGGTCTGCACTGCTGCGCTTCCTTGTAGGTCTGTCTTTATCCAGTAAACACCATTCTTCGCTCGAGGTTTGTTGTTGACCAGACTTGCGTCGTGGATCTGCTTGCACGAGTCCGCCGGCAATTCCTTCTGACCCAGTAAAGCGCCTTTGAGTGGGAAGAAAGCTTGAAACTTTCCCAAAGTGACGTTTGGAGCTGAAGCAACCTTGATGTGTAACCTTGATGTTGTCATATAGTGTTTTAGTGTTGCGTGGAGACTTGTGACAGCCTAATCCTACGGTTCCTTTGAGTATCTCCCATTGTTTTTCCACTTTGAAATTGTTATGCACCAGTTTGCCATTTGCCCATTGCCAAAATCTGTTTCCAATGACTCGATACTTGAGATGGAACCATTTGTTTCTAGTAAAGGCTTTAGGTAACTTTGCTGTGTATTTCCAGTCACCATCGCGATTATTGACGAATGGCCTCAAGTTGCAGTCTAAAAAGTTCAAGTTGTATTGCAACCACCACCCTGAAGTCTTGCTGATGCTGACGTTACTTAAACGTAGAAACGGCCCAGTCGTAGCTTTTCCTGACTGACTTGTTTCCATCAAGTCAAGCTCTACTTCAACGTCTTTCCAATGAAAACCCGACTTGAGATAGACTCCGATCTCTGCAGCGTCGTTGCCAACAtctttgcttttcattgtATTTCCCAGCAGGCGCCCGTTTTGTACACTCCACTCTCCCCAAACCTTGACCCATTCCTTTTTCATCGTTGCACTGGAGAAGTCATCGTAGAAAGCGTATACTTTGCTGGGGTCATCCATGGCGCTGCTTCTGACCGCATCACCAACCACCAACGAATACGAGGAGCTGTCAACAGTGAAAGCTGATATAGAAGCCTGCAGTATGAACTGGACAGAGGCTGTCTTTGTCCCCAGGCCTTTGATGACGCGATCGACTTGTCTTGGACGTCGGCCGTTGTCATGGAAATAGACTTGCAAATCATCTCCGTCCTCGCGAGTTAATCCACGGTCAATTAGTTCTCTGTGATTTACTAAGGAAAAACATTAAGTTTCTGAGTTTTCGGTACGAGTATgaatcgtttttgtttttattgcctttaaaacaaatttcagtGCCGTTTTTTCATGGTTTCACCTTAACGAGGGTTTATTCACAGTCTGAAAAGTGAGTTAAACCATCAAAttcccttcattttttttcgaGTTAAttctcattttaaaaaaatttcgaaTGCATGGTTGTAACAAACCTGTATGAAAAAACAGGAAGTGTCTGAGGTTGCGGGACGCGTATTAAACGGGTTTTTTTGATGGAAACTAAAAACTCAAGCTTCTCAAcaggaaaaatatttgattccGTCCATTTCATTGTTTCACCTTAACGGAAGTTTATTTACAGACTGGAAAGTGGAGTAAACCTTGGTGGCACGACTGAAAACCACTTCCCTGTAACTGTGACTTGAATGATTGCTCTTTGAGTATAAATCATTCTGTCTTGTTGCCGTTGGAAAAGTTGGAGATCTGTGTGACTTTCTGacctttttttgtagtttttttttctcgttaaTTTTCGATTATAAACTTTGGAATGCACGGTTCTAACAAAAgtgtatgtattttttttacttttgtctTGTTACTACTCCGAAAACTCTGTATTTTCCTGTAGGTTATTATTGTTCTCTGAAACAGATAACCCTGATTGTTCCTCTTCCGACGTGCTTTTAGTTTCCTTCAGAAGTGAAACTGGCTGATTGCATAAAACATTGTTACTTTTCTTACCTGGTATTGCTACGGTGTAATGCTTCGGTACCAGATCTTGTCGTCGGCCAGAGATACCCACTGGAAATGTTCCCCTTGGCTAGCTTTTCTAAGACGTGCTGAACTGGTGTCAGCATAGCAATTTCCTCTCGAGCGATTCGAGCCAATCTCTGGGCTTCCCTCTCCTTGACATTAGcgagaattttcttttgggtAAAGTTGTTCAAATCCAAAGTTAATTTGTAAATGAGCGAGTCGATCTGGCTTCTTGCGCGATGTATCTCATTGTGCTTCGAAGAAGTTGACTGTTGGGATGgaacaaaaaacaatgtgGCACTAAAAGCTATGATATGACAAAGGTAGAAACCCATTTCGAGAAAGTTTCCAGCTGGTTAAATTGCCTCTGTGCGTTAGGAAGCAGAACTACAAGCGAGACGTTTTTCTACACGTGTTATTGAATATCTATTGAAGCTGAGCTCACAAGATTTTTCCTGAAATGTGTGAATATGAAAGTAGGAGCAGTACTTCCTTGTGTTGTTATGGTTACGGGAAGTTATGTGTCTTGCCCAGTTTTCGAGATATCTTTGCATTACAATGGACCTGCTCTCGCAAGGACCACGGTGGCTTCCAgagctttgaaaaaaatgtatacCATTTTGTTATGTTGAATTGAATTCTTGTTCATTTTGAGTTGTTCAGGATGTGACTAGTGGAGCAACTATTTAGTAATCCAGTATGTATTTTATTCATCACATTTTATTATTCGTATGTTAATTTGAACGATTTGTCGTTCACGATTGACAAGCCCTCTACGTTGAACTGTTCTGAACTGTTGAAACAACTTGAATATTCACAGGGGTCACGGGTTGTGTCGCTGTTGTTGCACAACTCGTGTGAGGTATTCTATAGCATTTGCACAATCGTGGCTACGTTGTGATTATTTCACCTTGTTAGCGTTCCAAAATGTTTGAAAGGCACGCTACAACTGGACTGGTTGGCCCGAATTTCAATTAAGTAATCGGAAAATGTTTGGTATTTAACTGAAGTAAAGGTATGACAGCCTGATCAGCCCacaatcatttatttattcaagGAAACTATTTTGATTTATATCAATgctctttttaactttttcttttcgatGAATTTGTTTCCCATCTCTTTATTAGAATCAGAATAGAAGTAACATTAACCTGTGCGAGTCGGGAAATGTAAGGGCATTTTTCAACGAAATGCCCAGTCTTTACTCACACTTGAATCTGTTACAAGTCTTTATTATCCAACTTCACTTCGTAGAATGCAAATAACGCCCAAAACGAGTGCAAATATCAAGCGGGATTTGTACTCTAGAGGACCGGGTTAGAcaggttttctcgcaacgcGAAAGCGACGAATTGGATTCAAgttacgaaaaaaatttttgcttgtcaaaacgaatttcttttgtacgttttttcttgacagaaatcttaaattgaaaaacttgaattgatctgTAATTTTCAGGATTGAAAGAGGATTCCGgttgtgaaaagtgaaataaattgcgccaGTGATGGCGTGGATCATAAAAACCGGTTTGCCTTGTTCTCTtgctgttgaccaatcagttagCTGGATTTCCCGTGCCAATTCCGTCCCGCTTCGCATACTTCTGTCACGCATTCCCTGTGAAATTCGCCCGCTCAGACATAACAATTTGGCGTCTTGGATAATAAATCTCgaattagacgttttgttgagTAGTGTCGCTGAGTATTTTactcgttgtttgtattttgactcgccctacgggctcgtcaaaatacggcacaactcgtaaaaaatactcagcgatactacacaacaaaacttcTAATaaggttatttatttactaatTTGCGCAACCTTGTATGGAGAGGCCTTCATGTAAATGTCTTTTgcatatttgatttttttttttcaaggaataCATATTAATCGTGTCGTGTAAATGTAACCACTATAAATGCGGTGGCTTGTCATGTTAGTTTCTGGGTCCTAAAAAGTCctaaagtaataataaaaatagtaataatgtcCTTCATGAACAACCAGGAACATACGTCATGGCTTACAAGGTACttaataaaagaaatagaaatttAACCATAGGAAGATCAATATTAAGTGGCTGTTTGTGAAGGGACACGTCTCTGTGTTTGATAGATACACCGCTTTGTCGTTTCAATAGGTATTATTTGCGGTTTGCCGACTTTGCAGTATTTGGCAGTAAATGATGACCTAGATTGAACCGCACAAACTCTGTTTCAAGAGGATTTCATGATGGAGTGCTTAAGGAGTGTTTTGTGAGGTGGTAAGTGTATTTATAGTCTTTTGAGTCGGGAAGTCTAAGACCCGCGGGATCAAAACACAAACCATCAATGAGGGATTTCAGTATACCCCTCCTCTGACTTGATATTGCTCTCTATTTAAGAACGAGGCCCACTATATTGTTATTCTAGTCAGTGGACAGGCATTCTCACATCTAGCTccatttcaaatgttttttcttttatatgaAGGTACCTTTTCTGATCTATGGAaatccatttttttccttgtttatttTACCTGCAGGCTTTGGATGTCTTAACGCAAGAATTGACAGCACATTTAGATGGAGAAGTACAAGAACTTCGCGAACTCGAAAAGGAAAAAGTCTCGTTTGACCAGCAAAGCATACGGGGGGTGATAACTCTAACAAACGCTGTTTGAGCACTACTGGGTCTTAACGTAAGTTGTCCCGGAAATTTGGATCATCCTCCCGAATTTTTGGGTTACCTTCCCGGAAATTTTTAGAATTCCCGACATAAATTCTaagatttttttctgcaatgtCCCAGAATTATCGCGTGTTTCCCGGAAAAATTTCCAAGTGTCCCGATTCCCGGAGCAATTTTGGCTTTGTCCCGAAACAGCGTTTGTTAGAGTTGTCACCCCCCGTAAAGCATGTTTGACAGCTAGAACGGAGATCATAATGCCTCGCATGAATTACAAACTGAAGCCTGAAAACTGTTGGTTGCTCATTCTTCCAATTTGAGCGCTTTCCGCAGTCTTAACGTTATCTCACGATAGTTGATTCTCTCTATTGAAATTAAAACTATTAAACTCTATTGAGTTGACAGGAAGTCCTCTGCATGAGTAGTCAGTCAGATGTGCGGTAAGTCTGACAATCAATGGAACAGACAGTCGCTGAGACAGTCAGTGCTTAGTCAAGTCACTCATTCCTTCATTTAGTAGTATTCGATCCGTATCAACTTGATTCagttgataccaaattttcgtgtttcacttaCCCACTGATGACAAGGTGAAGAAACTAAAGAAACTAAACCATCGGCGGTCTGGCTGTCAGTCGAAATAGTCAGTCAGTCTATGCGAAGACAGTTGTTAAGACGATCCTGAGTACCACAGAGTCAATGAGAAAGGCACTGCTTTGTGACTAGTCAGTAAAATGTGCGGTTAGTCAGTCAAAAATGAACTCTTTTTGTAGTTAATCAGTCACTAAGAAAGAAGACAACGAGCCAGTCAGTTGGTCTTGTGTCGCTCAGTAAGCACAAAGTTGATATTCAGTCAGTCAGCAACACTGATAAACTagtcgctctgacaaagggatATCGCTCGAAACGTGACATTAGCCTTGTTATCTCTTCGCGGTGGAAATGAGACTctgatcaacttgtttgacgCCAAGCTACTTTAATCAGCaataaggacggtgcctactattgttattgcgcatacgttctgcgcatctccagatactgggatttcctatcgccaatgcttagttataaagggatatttttgcgcgatttaaaactatccggagaaagtagatcttagtaattactcttggtatccaaaaagaaaattgggggtaaccatgcatttttgagagacaattaagcttcaatttgagaaagaacgcaatacattgctttgtgttttaaagctttttacagatattattcatgaattatctttgaaaaatgcgtggttacccccaattttccttttggatttcaatatgACTTGTCAAGATCTACATTTcatgcataatcacacaccggggaaaaaatatctttaattagtaggcaccgtccttaagagaGTCTGTCAGACGATTCCACACCTTGAGAGTCTAAAGTTTAAGATTGCACCAGTGGAGATATTGACTGTCTTTTCTTATACTTATTtcctggagaaaaaaaaatcttaaaaaaccAGTTACTGTCAAATAGCACGACAAAACTAAGGTTAAACCACTAGAAAACGATTAACTTTGCTCTAGTAAAAAGATGGTGATCCATCCAAAAGAGAAATTATATCACCTCAATTACCAAAAACACTACTGCTGTTGTTCGAGTTGTCAAGTTTTGTCGCACTTTTGTAATACTCAACTTATGACTGTCAGGAAAATCTAAAGGTTATCAACAAGTATTTCCTATTGATGGGTCAACCGCCAgcgtaatttcaatttatttcaataattaaactcGCCTGTTGGATTCTGGGGTGCTCTTGAAAATACCGAATTAATATTATACAAATTCATTTATACTCCTTAGAACCGAATGACTGGTAAAAAgaccaaaaataaaatcattctTCCTTGTTTAGCCCTAACCCCTGTGGCCTAGTggatatttttccattttgtcttttatttgttcattctttcttttctccctATGGTTCGTTGggtgttgtatttttttttcgttgataTATTATTGATATCACGTTGAGGGAAAGCATTGATAGGTAAGATGTAGAGAAAATATTTAATCAACTTTCATCACGTCCATAATTGAAGCCTAGGTACGCCCACATAATTTTAACCTCATTTCTTTCCACCTCCAAGACCTTTTGCTGTCAAAACACTTAGTAGGAGCCACCCACGCTGCTTTCGAGATAGCatataattatttccaaaGTTCTATTAAGTTTGAAAGATTAACTTGTCCAAACTGAGATCGTAAGTCCCacaaaaaagtaattaaaacATTACCACAAATCATGTCATTGTTCGATTTGATCGCCGGCTGTCTCTTTTCCTCAACCGAGCACGAAAAGTTATTAATTATGCataaaagcaattattcccTAGTGAGCTGCAAACATAAATTAGCATGAGGACAATGCGTAGTTATGCAAAAACACGTAGGTTGGCGCTGTCAATCAGTCGAAGCAAGGCCGCACCAAAAGAGTTTTTTGACGTTGACGAGTGACTGACACCGTCGCCGTTCCATCGCCtcgtgcatttcttttttaatagTGACCAATTGTAAGTCTTTCAACCTCCCATACAAACACATTAACGGTGCCCCGATTACCATTTCATTTGGTCTTCCTGTCGGAGCGATATCGCAAAATGTCTGCAGAATATAACTTTATTGTTTCTGCTCTCTTCATAGACGCGGCCAAATGGAAGGGCTTGCAAATCGAGTGCAGCCACATATGCTTCAAGCCCAGCAAAACTCTGCTGGTACACCTCATTATGGAGGTATCACTATTCAACAGACACAGGCGGAGAAGATGCCACCAACTTACGAAGAAGCCCAAC
This sequence is a window from Acropora palmata chromosome 9, jaAcrPala1.3, whole genome shotgun sequence. Protein-coding genes within it:
- the LOC141893388 gene encoding uncharacterized protein LOC141893388 translates to MTTSRLHIKVASAPNVTLGKFQAFFPLKGALLGQKELPADSCKQIHDASLVNNKPRAKNGVYWIKTDLQGSAAVQTYCDMENGGWTLVGKISGRVGNIYNKWLVSNHNTAELKASNITKRNEFACLDARSLAVEEASTVLLSSGDKMNGLGSKWVMWRLPGDREKASFWDHSVGSSSVKASVKTPVVVYAWNGQKKNCYQNKFGIMPYGAHGGSYPYASYNTAGNTATNDNCMAVGVMRKHSTAHGWSQNGNGFDSASSDSDWPNRSYSHQSPNVVVWLK